One window from the genome of Variovorax sp. PAMC26660 encodes:
- the nirB gene encoding nitrite reductase large subunit NirB: protein MKKLKLVMVGNGMAGVRTLEELLKIAPELYDITVFGAEPHPNYNRILLSPVLAGEQTVDEIVLNSWEWYTDNHIALHAGKKVVEVDRVKRIVRAEDGTEAAYDRLLMCTGSNPFMLPVPGKDLKGVIAYRDIADTDYMIETARTHKNAVVIGGGLLGLEAANGLMLRGMNVTVVHVMPWLMERQLDDVAGKLLQKSLEDRGLKFLMGAQTQDMVGNEDGRVKAIRFKDGTEVAADLVVMAVGIRPNVDLAEKMRLHCNRGIVVTDTMQTVTDARIYSVGECAAHRGIAYGLVAPLFEQAKVAANHLAQFGIGRYLGSLTSTKLKVTGIDLFSAGEFMGGEGTEEIVMSDPFGGVYKKLVIKDDKLVGACLYGDTVDGSWYFKLLRDGRSVHDIRDKLMFGESNIGDTGHEGHSKAASMPDDAEVCGCNGVTKGTICKAIKDKGLFTLDEVKKHTKASASCGSCTGLVEQILMFTAGGDYSATPKKKAVCGCTDVSHQDVRDAIRKEHFLTHDEVYRNLGWRTPNGCATCRPAINYYLISTWPKEAKDDPQSRFINERSHANIQKDGTYSVIPRMWGGHTTPDELRRIADAADKYKIPTVKVTGGQRIDLLGVKKEDLEGVWKDIGMPSGFAYAKSLRTVKTCVGSEWCRFGTQDSTQMGKDLERALWAMYSPHKVKLAVSGCPRNCAEAGIKDVGVIGVDSGWELYVGGNGGIKTEVAQFLVKVKTSEEVMEFTGAFLQLYREEGWYLERTVHYIGRVGLDYVKKKILEDAEGRKALWERLQFALDGEPDPWFESAQASVDVRQFEPLSV from the coding sequence CAAACTCGTGATGGTCGGCAACGGCATGGCCGGCGTGCGCACGCTCGAAGAGCTGCTGAAGATTGCACCCGAGCTGTACGACATCACCGTCTTCGGCGCCGAGCCGCACCCGAACTACAACCGCATCCTGCTGTCGCCGGTGCTGGCCGGCGAGCAGACGGTCGACGAGATCGTGCTCAACAGTTGGGAGTGGTACACCGACAACCACATCGCGCTGCATGCCGGCAAAAAGGTGGTCGAGGTCGACCGCGTCAAGCGCATCGTGCGCGCCGAAGATGGCACCGAGGCCGCCTACGACCGCCTGCTGATGTGCACCGGCTCCAACCCCTTCATGCTGCCGGTGCCCGGCAAGGACCTGAAGGGCGTGATCGCCTACCGCGACATCGCCGACACCGACTACATGATCGAGACCGCGCGCACGCACAAGAACGCGGTGGTCATCGGCGGCGGCCTGCTCGGTCTCGAAGCGGCCAACGGCCTGATGCTGCGCGGCATGAACGTGACCGTGGTGCATGTCATGCCCTGGCTCATGGAACGCCAGCTCGACGACGTGGCGGGCAAGCTGCTGCAGAAGTCGCTGGAAGACCGTGGCCTGAAATTCCTGATGGGCGCGCAGACGCAGGACATGGTCGGCAATGAAGACGGCCGCGTGAAGGCCATCCGCTTCAAGGACGGCACCGAAGTCGCGGCCGACCTGGTGGTGATGGCCGTGGGCATCCGCCCCAACGTGGACCTGGCCGAAAAGATGCGCCTGCACTGCAACCGCGGCATCGTCGTGACCGACACCATGCAGACCGTGACCGACGCGCGCATCTACTCGGTGGGCGAATGCGCGGCGCACCGGGGCATTGCCTACGGCCTGGTCGCGCCGCTGTTCGAACAGGCCAAGGTGGCGGCCAACCACCTGGCGCAGTTCGGCATCGGCCGCTACCTGGGCTCGCTGACCTCGACCAAGCTGAAAGTGACGGGCATCGACCTGTTCAGCGCCGGCGAGTTCATGGGCGGCGAAGGCACCGAAGAGATCGTCATGAGCGACCCCTTCGGCGGCGTCTACAAGAAGCTGGTGATCAAGGACGACAAGCTCGTTGGTGCCTGCCTCTATGGCGACACGGTGGACGGCAGCTGGTACTTCAAGCTGCTGCGCGACGGCCGCAGCGTGCACGACATCCGCGACAAGCTCATGTTCGGCGAATCGAACATCGGCGACACCGGGCACGAGGGCCACAGCAAGGCCGCGAGCATGCCCGACGACGCCGAAGTGTGCGGCTGCAACGGCGTGACCAAGGGCACCATCTGCAAGGCCATCAAGGACAAGGGCCTGTTCACGCTCGACGAGGTGAAGAAGCACACCAAGGCCAGCGCGAGCTGCGGCTCGTGCACCGGACTGGTCGAGCAGATCCTGATGTTCACCGCCGGCGGCGACTACTCGGCCACGCCCAAGAAAAAGGCCGTGTGCGGCTGCACCGACGTGAGCCACCAGGACGTGCGCGATGCCATCCGCAAGGAGCACTTCCTCACGCACGACGAGGTGTACCGCAACCTCGGCTGGCGCACGCCCAACGGCTGCGCCACCTGCCGCCCGGCCATCAACTACTACCTGATCAGCACCTGGCCGAAAGAGGCGAAGGACGATCCGCAAAGCCGCTTCATCAACGAGCGCAGCCACGCCAACATCCAGAAGGACGGCACCTACTCGGTCATTCCGCGCATGTGGGGCGGCCACACCACGCCCGACGAGCTGCGGCGCATTGCCGATGCGGCCGACAAATACAAGATCCCGACCGTCAAGGTCACGGGCGGCCAGCGCATCGATCTCTTGGGCGTGAAGAAGGAAGACCTGGAAGGCGTGTGGAAAGACATCGGCATGCCTTCGGGCTTTGCCTATGCCAAGTCGCTGCGCACGGTGAAGACCTGCGTGGGCAGCGAGTGGTGTCGCTTCGGCACGCAAGACAGCACGCAGATGGGCAAGGACCTGGAGCGCGCGCTGTGGGCCATGTACTCGCCGCACAAGGTCAAGCTGGCCGTGTCCGGATGCCCGCGCAACTGCGCCGAGGCCGGCATCAAGGACGTGGGCGTGATCGGTGTCGACTCGGGTTGGGAGCTGTACGTGGGCGGCAACGGCGGCATCAAGACCGAGGTGGCGCAGTTTCTCGTGAAGGTCAAGACCAGCGAGGAAGTGATGGAGTTCACCGGCGCCTTTCTGCAGCTCTACCGCGAGGAAGGCTGGTACCTGGAGCGCACGGTGCACTACATCGGCCGCGTGGGCCTGGACTACGTGAAGAAAAAGATCCTCGAAGACGCCGAGGGCCGCAAGGCGCTGTGGGAGCGGCTGCAGTTCGCGCTCGACGGCGAACCCGATCCGTGGTTCGAGTCGGCGCAGGCGTCGGTGGATGTGCGGCAGTTCGAGCCGCTGTCTGTCTGA